Within the Stenotrophomonas maltophilia genome, the region GCGGCTGCCCAGGATCACCTGGCAGGCCTTCTGGAACGGCTCGCCCAGGCGCTCGGCGACCGCCTGCAGTGCCTGCTGCTCGATCTCGAACACGCGGCGGCCGCTGGCCACCAGGGCGGCCGGCTCGACGGAACGGGGGGCGGGAGGGACTCGGCCATGCGGACGCCACGCAGCGGAAGTAGAATGAGGGTTCATTTTATTAGGAAAGCCCGTTGGACGCCGACACCATCCGCAACCTGATCGAAACCGGCCTGCCTGGCGCCCGCGCCGATGTGCGGGGCGACGATGGCGTGCATTTCGAAGCGACCGTGGTCTGCGACGCCTTTGCCGGCAAGATGCCGCTGGCCCGCCACCGCATGGTCTATGCCACGCTGGGCGACCTGATGGGCGGCGCGATCCACGCGCTGGCGCTGAAAACCGTGACCCCGGCCGAAGCCGGCTGAACCGCAGAAGATCCCGAACCCCATGGCCAAGATCGTTGTGACCGGCGGCGCTGCGCTGCACGGTGAAGTGAGCATCTCCGGCGCCAAGAACGCCGTCCTCCCCATCCTCTGCGCGACCCTGCTGGCCGATGAGCCGGTGGAGATCACCAACGTGCCCCACCTGCACGATGTGGTCACCACGGTGAAGCTGCTGGGCGAACTGGGCGCCAAGGTCACCATCGACC harbors:
- a CDS encoding BolA family protein, which produces MDADTIRNLIETGLPGARADVRGDDGVHFEATVVCDAFAGKMPLARHRMVYATLGDLMGGAIHALALKTVTPAEAG